The genomic DNA TAGTGACTCAATTTATTAAATGAAATTTCTTTATAAGAGACCTATAAACGACTATAAAAAAGTAAGGAGCTGCTTACCAAGCCAGCTCCTTACTTTTTCTAATGGATGAAAATCCGTTTCCCTGCTTCCTTTTGCACAATATTTTTGTCGTACTTTATGTGCATAACAAGATATCATAGAAAAAATCACATTTAAATTTAGTGTTCCATTACATGGTTTTGCATTGCTCCTTGTTCACAACTCTATCTCTGAATAACTTCATATTAGTAAAGTTTCGGGAAATATTTTGAACAAGTTCCAAGTAATTATCTCTGCCATCTTCCCATTTATGATAAAACGGCTTTATGGAAACACAGTTTTCATGTTCAAAGACGGTATTTAGTAATGTTCGGTCTGAATTTCCGCAAGAATGCCCCATTATCAAAACTTGAAAAGGTGCAGCTAAAAGAAATTCGAGCAAATCATGATAATGTCTTGTTTCTAAATATTTAACGGATTTGACATATCTAAGTAACTCATTGTCATTCATATCAAGAATAGACTGGTAACTTTTGTCAAGTTCATCCCCATAGCCAAAAATTATATTTTCAGGTTTTTCTAATTCGCCATGAATATAATTGTGGGTAATATTAAAGTTACCATACATCTTAGCTGTTTTTGTATAGTTGAAACTCAGCAACATGATACGTTTAGGGATAAGTTTATCGCGTTCTCCATAATTGTATTCAACATCTGCAAGGCTGGATATATTCAGCCCAATGCTATCCAGAGCTTTCTTTTTTCCTTCTGTTGAGAAATCAGCAGGATCAAAGAAGTCAATTATTGCATTTTGAAGGTCATTCCTTACATTGTCTGTTTCTATTGTATGGAGGTATTCAATTAATTTTTCTTGAAGGAATGCAAATTGTTCATTCAACTCACTGATTGTATAATTACAACCAGGGCTATCCATGCCAACTTTCAACAGTTGGTAATAGTCGTTTTCAATATCCACCCATCCTTTGGTTTCTATTGATTGCAGAATAGTTTTAAAAAAAGGGCA from Parabacteroides merdae ATCC 43184 includes the following:
- a CDS encoding AbiH family protein, whose amino-acid sequence is MNRLVIIGNGFDMAHGFKTSYMDFINWYWDQRVYTFSGNTTNVSEDCLCRLVIKDNVGINCWNVFVFNNSCFFKDIYCKERYSGSEVIQYIKDQPNIFSIECCPFFKTILQSIETKGWVDIENDYYQLLKVGMDSPGCNYTISELNEQFAFLQEKLIEYLHTIETDNVRNDLQNAIIDFFDPADFSTEGKKKALDSIGLNISSLADVEYNYGERDKLIPKRIMLLSFNYTKTAKMYGNFNITHNYIHGELEKPENIIFGYGDELDKSYQSILDMNDNELLRYVKSVKYLETRHYHDLLEFLLAAPFQVLIMGHSCGNSDRTLLNTVFEHENCVSIKPFYHKWEDGRDNYLELVQNISRNFTNMKLFRDRVVNKEQCKTM